The genomic DNA GTTGAAAAATTAGGTCCAGGTTGTACACATTTAAAAGTTGGAGATCGAGTTTGCTTAGCTTGATTGCATGATACATGCGGACATTGCGAATATTGTTTGTCAGGTCGAGAAACATTATGTCCAAATCAAAATATGTCAGCCTATACAAAAGATGGATCATATGCTGAATATGCAATTGGTCATGAAGACTTTGTTGGATTGGTGCCAAAAAATCTTGATATTGTAACTGGAGCACCAGTTGTATGTGCCGGAGTAACAACTTATAAAGCAGTCAAACAAGCAAAATTAAAACCTGGTGATTTTGTGGCAGTAATTGGTGTTGGTGGTTTAGGACAAATGGCGATTCAATATGCCAAAGCAATGGGATATCGTCCAATTGGAATTGATTTAAACGATGATAAAGTTGCATTAGCACTTAAATCAGGGGCTGAGTTTGCTTTTAATAGTAAAAAAGTAAATGCTGTTGAAGAAGTAATTAAAGCTACTCAAGGCGGTGTACATGGTGTGATTAATACATCTGTTGCCACAGCTGCAGCA from Metamycoplasma alkalescens includes the following:
- the adhP gene encoding alcohol dehydrogenase AdhP, whose translation is MKAFVVREPRKWSVELVDIPEPKEKEVLIKMETSGICHTDLHAANYDWLVKPKYPLIPGHEGIGIVEKLGPGCTHLKVGDRVCLAWLHDTCGHCEYCLSGRETLCPNQNMSAYTKDGSYAEYAIGHEDFVGLVPKNLDIVTGAPVVCAGVTTYKAVKQAKLKPGDFVAVIGVGGLGQMAIQYAKAMGYRPIGIDLNDDKVALALKSGAEFAFNSKKVNAVEEVIKATQGGVHGVINTSVATAAANQGMEMLRRGGRQVLVGLPAKDKLGKDEFGVSVFWTVLLERELAGSIVGTRKDLQEALDYAARGLVKSEVTKVVKLDEVAEIFDKLEKGEFLGRAVIDFRK